In one window of Bombus vancouverensis nearcticus chromosome 10, iyBomVanc1_principal, whole genome shotgun sequence DNA:
- the LOC117157858 gene encoding lamin Dm0 isoform X1, translated as MSTKATKKSTAASSSSNVQSSQFSTSTPIGQRPGSPLSPTRYSRLQEKQDLQNLNDRLACYIDKVRHLETENSRLTREVQTTQETITREVSNIKSMYEHELSDARKLLDDTARERAKLEIDTKRLWDNNEELKSTLDKKLMDLQVAERNSLLYETRYNDLQSQYNQCQAERKKDTERRNELEQEVEKLKALLEDSRKHLGEETLQRIVLENNIQSLKEDISFKDQMYQQELTETRTKRQIEISEIDGRLAEEYEAKMQKSLHELRDQYEAQMRANREEIELLYENKIKNLAAHAQRNSGAASLAVEELRQTRTRIDTLNQRINELEASNNAFSARIRDLENLRENEKARHAENVASLEAELARIRDEMAQQIQEYQDLMDIKVALDLEIAAYRKLLESEEARLNIMPVQSSSTASSGRTTPSRHTPLRGGKRKRTLLEESEERSSTDYSVSGTSRGDIEITEADPQGRFVKLTNKGNKEIGLSGWQIIRKASSLETVFKFHRTAKLEAGATVMVWSADIGATHEPPSNIVMKGQKWFTSDVMTTTLLNNDGEEIATSECKRQQLSTSLSRHRENLGFRPSEELHHQQGDPQGEEFCRLM; from the exons ATGTCAACGAAGGCAACAAAGAAGAGCACAGCGGCGAGTTCGAGTAGCAACGTGCAGTCGTCACAATTCAGCACGTCAACGCCGATCGGCCAGCGGCCAGGGAGTCCTTTGAGTCCGACCCGTTATTCACGTCTTCAGGAAAAGCAAGATTTACAGAATCTAAATGATCGGTTGGCTTGCTACATTGACAAAGTACGACATTTGGAAACCGAGAATTCGAGACTTACGCGGGAGGTACAGACGACCCAGGAGACTATCACCCGCGAAGTATCTAATATAAAATCTATGTACGAGCATGAATTGTCCGATGCAAGGAAACTATTGGATGACACTGCGAGAGAACGAGCAAAGCTAGAAATTGATACCAAACGGTTATGGGATAATAACGAGGAGCTCAAGTCCAC ATTAGATAAAAAGTTAATGGACTTACAAGTTGCTGAAAGAAATTCATTATTATATGAAACACGCTATAATGATTTACAATCACAATATAATCAGTGTCAAGCAGAACGTAAAAAAGATACTGAGAGGAGAAATGAATTAGAACAAGAAGTAGAGAAATTGAAGGCATTGTTAGAAGATTCCCGTAAACATCTGGGAGAAGAAACTCTACAACGTATTGTTcttgaaaataatattcaaagTTTAAAGGAAGATATTAGCTTTAAAGACCAAATGTATCAACAGGAATTAACGGAAACACGAACAAAGAGACAG ATTGAAATCTCTGAAATAGATGGTCGTCTTGCTGAGGAATATGAAGCTAAAATGCAAAAATCTTTGCATGAATTACGAGATCAATATGAAGCTCAGATGCGAGCTAATAGAGaagaaattgaattattatatgaaaataaaattaaaaatttggcAGCCCATGCCCAACGTAACAGTGGAGCAGCAAGTTTAGCTGTTGAGGAATTAAGGCAAACAAGAACAAGGATTGATACACTTAATCAAAGAATCAATGAATTGGAAGCATCAAATAATGCTTTTAGTGCACGAATAAG GGATTTAGAAAATTTACGTGAAAATGAGAAGGCCCGTCATGCAGAAAATGTAGCATCTTTGGAAGCAGAGCTAGCACGTATACGTGATGAAATGGCTCAACAAATACAAGAATATCAAGATCTTATGGATATCAAGGTTGCTCTTGATTTGGAAATTGCAGCATATCGAAAACTTTTGGAATCTGAAGAAGCCAG attAAACATCATGCCTGTACAGTCAAGTTCAACAGCGTCTAGTGGCAGGACTACTCCTTCAAGACACACGCCATTAAGAGGTGGAAAACGAAAACGCACTTTGTTAGAGGAAAGTGAAGAACGTAGTAGTACTGATTATAGTGTATCTGGAACATCTAGAGGGGACATAGAAATTACAGAAGCTGATCCTCAAGGACGATTTGTCAAACTCACCAATAAAGGCAATAAA gaAATAGGACTTAGTGGTTGGCAAATTATTCGTAAAGCTAGTTCTCTGGAAACAGTATTTAAGTTCCATCGTACTGCAAAATTAGAAGCAGGTGCAACTGTAATGGTGTGGTCTGCTGATATTGGTGCTACCCATGAACCACCATCAAATATTGTTATGAAAGGCCAAAAATGGTTTACATCAGATGTTATGACAACTACACTTCTTAACAACGACGGCGAA GAAATAGCTACTTCAGAGTGTAAAAGACAACAATTGTCTACATCTCTATCCCGACATAGGGAAAACTTGGGTTTTCGACCTTCGGAAGAACTTCACCATCAACAG GGTGATCCTCAAGGAGAAGAATTTTGTCGCCTTATGTGA
- the LOC117157858 gene encoding lamin-C isoform X2: MSTKATKKSTAASSSSNVQSSQFSTSTPIGQRPGSPLSPTRYSRLQEKQDLQNLNDRLACYIDKVRHLETENSRLTREVQTTQETITREVSNIKSMYEHELSDARKLLDDTARERAKLEIDTKRLWDNNEELKSTLDKKLMDLQVAERNSLLYETRYNDLQSQYNQCQAERKKDTERRNELEQEVEKLKALLEDSRKHLGEETLQRIVLENNIQSLKEDISFKDQMYQQELTETRTKRQIEISEIDGRLAEEYEAKMQKSLHELRDQYEAQMRANREEIELLYENKIKNLAAHAQRNSGAASLAVEELRQTRTRIDTLNQRINELEASNNAFSARIRDLENLRENEKARHAENVASLEAELARIRDEMAQQIQEYQDLMDIKVALDLEIAAYRKLLESEEARLNIMPVQSSSTASSGRTTPSRHTPLRGGKRKRTLLEESEERSSTDYSVSGTSRGDIEITEADPQGRFVKLTNKGNKEIGLSGWQIIRKASSLETVFKFHRTAKLEAGATVMVWSADIGATHEPPSNIVMKGQKWFTSDVMTTTLLNNDGEEIATSECKRQQLSTSLSRHRENLGFRPSEELHHQQRRYLYPY; this comes from the exons ATGTCAACGAAGGCAACAAAGAAGAGCACAGCGGCGAGTTCGAGTAGCAACGTGCAGTCGTCACAATTCAGCACGTCAACGCCGATCGGCCAGCGGCCAGGGAGTCCTTTGAGTCCGACCCGTTATTCACGTCTTCAGGAAAAGCAAGATTTACAGAATCTAAATGATCGGTTGGCTTGCTACATTGACAAAGTACGACATTTGGAAACCGAGAATTCGAGACTTACGCGGGAGGTACAGACGACCCAGGAGACTATCACCCGCGAAGTATCTAATATAAAATCTATGTACGAGCATGAATTGTCCGATGCAAGGAAACTATTGGATGACACTGCGAGAGAACGAGCAAAGCTAGAAATTGATACCAAACGGTTATGGGATAATAACGAGGAGCTCAAGTCCAC ATTAGATAAAAAGTTAATGGACTTACAAGTTGCTGAAAGAAATTCATTATTATATGAAACACGCTATAATGATTTACAATCACAATATAATCAGTGTCAAGCAGAACGTAAAAAAGATACTGAGAGGAGAAATGAATTAGAACAAGAAGTAGAGAAATTGAAGGCATTGTTAGAAGATTCCCGTAAACATCTGGGAGAAGAAACTCTACAACGTATTGTTcttgaaaataatattcaaagTTTAAAGGAAGATATTAGCTTTAAAGACCAAATGTATCAACAGGAATTAACGGAAACACGAACAAAGAGACAG ATTGAAATCTCTGAAATAGATGGTCGTCTTGCTGAGGAATATGAAGCTAAAATGCAAAAATCTTTGCATGAATTACGAGATCAATATGAAGCTCAGATGCGAGCTAATAGAGaagaaattgaattattatatgaaaataaaattaaaaatttggcAGCCCATGCCCAACGTAACAGTGGAGCAGCAAGTTTAGCTGTTGAGGAATTAAGGCAAACAAGAACAAGGATTGATACACTTAATCAAAGAATCAATGAATTGGAAGCATCAAATAATGCTTTTAGTGCACGAATAAG GGATTTAGAAAATTTACGTGAAAATGAGAAGGCCCGTCATGCAGAAAATGTAGCATCTTTGGAAGCAGAGCTAGCACGTATACGTGATGAAATGGCTCAACAAATACAAGAATATCAAGATCTTATGGATATCAAGGTTGCTCTTGATTTGGAAATTGCAGCATATCGAAAACTTTTGGAATCTGAAGAAGCCAG attAAACATCATGCCTGTACAGTCAAGTTCAACAGCGTCTAGTGGCAGGACTACTCCTTCAAGACACACGCCATTAAGAGGTGGAAAACGAAAACGCACTTTGTTAGAGGAAAGTGAAGAACGTAGTAGTACTGATTATAGTGTATCTGGAACATCTAGAGGGGACATAGAAATTACAGAAGCTGATCCTCAAGGACGATTTGTCAAACTCACCAATAAAGGCAATAAA gaAATAGGACTTAGTGGTTGGCAAATTATTCGTAAAGCTAGTTCTCTGGAAACAGTATTTAAGTTCCATCGTACTGCAAAATTAGAAGCAGGTGCAACTGTAATGGTGTGGTCTGCTGATATTGGTGCTACCCATGAACCACCATCAAATATTGTTATGAAAGGCCAAAAATGGTTTACATCAGATGTTATGACAACTACACTTCTTAACAACGACGGCGAA GAAATAGCTACTTCAGAGTGTAAAAGACAACAATTGTCTACATCTCTATCCCGACATAGGGAAAACTTGGGTTTTCGACCTTCGGAAGAACTTCACCATCAACAG AGAAGATATCTCTACCCATATTAA